In the Bacillus amyloliquefaciens DSM 7 = ATCC 23350 genome, TTAAGGCCTGTGATTCTTGTGACCATATGTACCCTCTCCTTTTCAGCGTTTAGTCGTAGACGGCTCTATGACAACAGTGAGTTTCCGACTGTTTATCATATCGCAGCTCCATAAATGTATGATCTTATTCTTATATCGGTCATATTAAAAGGTTTTCAATATTTTAACTGAAATTATAATGTTTCATTTTGTCAATAGGGTTTCCTTGGCATGATGAGGGAAAAAGCGGAGGAAATAAAAAAAGACCCTGGAGAGCCAGGATCTTTCCGTCATTAACCTTTAAGCAATTGAAGAACTTGCTGAGGCTGTTGGTTAGCTTGCGCAAGCATTGCTTGAGAAGCCTGAGTAAGAATGTTGTTTTTCGTGTACTCCATCATCTCAGAAGCCATGTCTACGTCACGGATACGTGATTCAGCAGAAGTCAGGTTCTCAGAAGAAGTACCAAGGTTGTTGATTGTGTGCTCTAAACGGTTTTGAACCGCACCAAGTTTAGCGCGCTCGCTAGATACTGTGTCGATAGCTGTTTTGATTGTTGTAAGAGCTGAAGACGCAGCTTTAGCAGAAGATGAGATGTCGATACCTTTGGTTACTTTTGTATCTGCAGCCAATGCGCTGTCAGCTTGATAAACTAGTTTATCATCAGTGTCATAGTAGCCATTCGGTCCTTTAGAACCATCAGTTACGAGAGTTGCTTCTTTTCCGTCTGCAGTTACAAGCTTAGACCCGTCAGTATTTGCTGTATAAGTCGTACCAACTTGCAGGCTTTCAGAGTCCATTTTATTGATAGACAGGCTCATTGTTTGGCCTTCGTTAGCTCCGATTTGGAACGTAAGGTCTTTTGCAGTTCCGTCAAGAAGTTTTTTCGTGTTGAACTCAGTGTCAGTAGAGATTCTTGTTACTTCAGACGCTAATTGGTCCATCTCTTTTTGAAGCTCAGAACGGTCAGAATCTGTGTTTGTATCGTTAGCCGCTTGTGTAGCAAGCTCGCTCATACGCTGAAGAATGCTGTGAGTTTCGTTCAATGCACCCTCAGATGTTTGGATAAGAGAGATTCCGTCTTGAGCGTTTTTAGACGCCATGTCTAAACCGCGGATTTGAGAACGCATTTTTTCAGAGATCGCAAGACCCGCAGCGTCATCACCAGCGCGGTTGATGCGAAGACCTGAAGATAATTTTTCCATGTTTTTAGAAGCAGCGTTTGAACCTGCATTCAGCTGACGGCTAGTGTTAAGAGCCGCGATATTGTGGTTGATTCTCATTTTGTATTTCCTCCCTGAATTGTTTTTCGCACGTCCTTGTGCATTTTTCGCAGCGTCATTCTGAAGAAAATTTTTCCTCTCATTGGCTACACTATATATATCGGACGGCCGCTTCTATTGTTTATATGAAAATAAAAAATCCTCACTTTTTTTGTGAGGATAAATTAAGTAATAAATCGGTATTAAAAGATACGGCTCTGTTGTTCTCTTCCAGGATCGACAAGTATATTTCTTTCCGGTGAATATCCACATGCTGAGGCGCTTCAATTCCCAGCTTCACTTGCTCTCCTTCGATGGCAATCACCTTTATTTCAATATCGGGTCCGATCTGAATTGACTCATTCACTTTTCTTGAGAGAACTAGCATGATCCTCCTCCTATCAGATGTTTTGTTTCATAGGAAGCATCATGTAAAATGATTTGTTTCGCCTTCATTTCCTTTTTATTGACGATAATCGGCGCTTTT is a window encoding:
- a CDS encoding flagellin; the protein is MRINHNIAALNTSRQLNAGSNAASKNMEKLSSGLRINRAGDDAAGLAISEKMRSQIRGLDMASKNAQDGISLIQTSEGALNETHSILQRMSELATQAANDTNTDSDRSELQKEMDQLASEVTRISTDTEFNTKKLLDGTAKDLTFQIGANEGQTMSLSINKMDSESLQVGTTYTANTDGSKLVTADGKEATLVTDGSKGPNGYYDTDDKLVYQADSALAADTKVTKGIDISSSAKAASSALTTIKTAIDTVSSERAKLGAVQNRLEHTINNLGTSSENLTSAESRIRDVDMASEMMEYTKNNILTQASQAMLAQANQQPQQVLQLLKG
- the csrA gene encoding carbon storage regulator CsrA, which codes for MLVLSRKVNESIQIGPDIEIKVIAIEGEQVKLGIEAPQHVDIHRKEIYLSILEENNRAVSFNTDLLLNLSSQKK